Genomic DNA from Peribacillus sp. FSL H8-0477:
TGTCATCCCAGCAGGTCCTGCTCCAATAATGAGTACGTCATATATTTTTTCTTCTGCCATGTGGTTCACTCCTTCGTTCTATGTCAGTGAAAGAAATTTGTCTTATTTATAGTTTTTCCTAATACTCATATCCTATATAACAAATAATTTTCCGTCCAAGTATCTGCTCAAATGATCAGAGCCTGAACTAATTTGATGTACTTAGAAAGTGTGGCTGTCGAAATAGAATACTTTTCAGCGATTTCTGTTTGACTATGTTTTACATTTCCATGCTTGTGCCAGATATATTCACATGCTGCGGCCCAGCCTGATGGATTAGTCAGTTTTTGTTCTTCTTTAACCGCTTCAATAAAGACTGCGAACCACATCAAAAACAAACCAGCTTCTTTAAATTGTATCGGATTAAAGTGTTGATATAATACATCCGCAGTTTGATCAGCGAAATCTACTGCATCTTCGGCACGATTTTCATTATTCTTGAGAATCAGTGATCGATACGATTTCTCTATTTTAGAAAAACGAGAATTATCCGTAAACAATTTGTGTTTAGTGAGACTTGGTTTTTTCATAGAATTCTTGATTAAGAATATCGCAAATAAACGCTCTTCTTTAAACTCACTTTCTAACCGTTTAAGGATCGACGGAAGGTGGTGCTCAAATCCATTCACCGCTGCATTTACTTCTAACCATGGTTCATGCCCAGCTTTATCCGGGTCAAGTTTAACAACCTTTTTCCAATCTTGTTCCGCTCTATCCTCGTATCCCAGCTCATAACCCGATGCTGCGAGCCAGTAATAAAAATTCCCGTCGCCTTCATATCCTTCTTTTTGCAGCTGCCTTAGCCATTTATAGGCAAGTGCATGTCTCCCAATTAAAGCAAAAGTCGAACCCAGCTTAAAACGATGATCAATTAAAATAGGACGCACCTTCTCTAAGGTGTTTACTAGTTTATCCACTTCTTCATTTTTTTGCTGATAGTAATCGAAAACAAGCAGGTTACAAAGGGCATGCAAATTACCTGGACTCTTAGTCAGAACTTCCTCTAATGTGCTGTAGGCTTCTTCCACTCTTCCTAAATAAAAATAAGCGAGTGCTAGATTATTATAAGCTGACCAGTAATCTTCATATTCATTAATGGTTTCCTTTAATACATCCACAGCTTTAAGAAAATTGCCTGATTCCAGATATTCTCGAGCTTGTTCTTGTTTACCAATAAGCCCATCCTGAAGGGCAAGGCTTTCTTCTGTTTCATCTGATTCCAAAGTGATTAGATCCAGCAGATCTTCTGCATCTTCACTAAACTCTCCGTCTTCTTCCTTTTCAAGATACGTACTCGCATGAAGAAAAGCTTCTTTAAACATACCCTGATGGGCATAGTTATTAGCTAAAAAGTAATGGCACTCTATCATATATGGATCTAAAATATTAAGAATATTTTCCAAAAGATTATTTGAATAGCCATAATCGCCGATTTCAGTACATGTTATTGCCAGCTGGCAAACAATAATCGGCTCTTCTGGTTCTAGCTCCATAGCACGTTCTAGATATTTTTTTGCTTTATATAATTCACGTTTATTATATGCTTTTAAACCCTTGGCGAAATAATATTCTCCAGTTGGGTGAAAGGTCAATATTTTGGCTGTTTGAGCCAATTTAGAGTCTTTACTCATGAAATCCTCCATCTACAAGTTGATTAGCTATAGTAGTATATCATAATCTATAGATTTTGCGTATTATCCCAAATGCTCGTGCCGTGCACTTATTTAGTAAAAACCATCCGTATTCAGACATTTTTCTTTATCGTTGGCTAGTACCTATGATACAGTTAAATAGCCATTAGTTAGGAGAATGTTTTTAACTGGCAAAACTTTTTTCTTCGAATAATCTGGTTTTACCGTATTATTATTAAACAGAAAAAAATCTGTAGAAAGCTGTTCATTCTGCAGTGAATCAATATCTAAAGGAGAAGTATATGGCAACAAAAAACAAGGGGAAAATGATTGATTTATTAGGCTTCGCAATTTTTCCGGTTCTTGGAATAATATATGGTTGGTTAAATCTAAGAAACTCTGAAGCAATTGAACTTTCAACCCCGATAGATTCTTACATTCCATTTTTAACTGTATTTATTATTCCATACATTGCTTGGTACGCCTATTTGTTCCTCGCCATCTTCTTTTTTTGGTTTATGGATCGAATTGTTTACTGGAAAACCCTGCTTATGATTGCTGTAGGAGAAGTTATCTGTTTTACTATTTATTACTTTTACCAGACAACGGTTCCTAGACCTGAGCTACAGGGAAATTCAATTTTCACAACGTTAACAGCTTTGATCTTTAGAAATGATGAGCCTGTTAATTGCTTTCCAAGCATCCATGTCCTGACAACAAGTATCGTCATGCTTGCCTTCTTACAAATCAAACAAACTAATTTCTTCCAAAAGTCACTCATTCATATCATAGGCGCTATAATTATAATGTCAACATTATTTGTAAAACAGCATGTTGTGTATGATTTACTTGGATCCGTTTTATTAACCTTCATTTTGAATGTATTATTCTTTAAAGTACAATGGAGCTTTGCTAGAGGATTAAATAAAAAAAGAGCAAAAAAACTTCAACAGTCTGGTGTAACGATGAAATTATAATTGAAAAAAAAAGGAGTCCGTCATAGCGGACTCCTTAGACTGTAGACAAACTCGGGTGAAAACCTTAGTTTGTCTATTTTTTATGATTTGTATAACATGAACATTGATTTCCACTCCAGGCACTCGCTTTCCGCGGGCGGTCGGTGAGCCTCCTCGGCTTTCGCCTGCAGGGTCTCACCTAGACACGTTTTTCCCGCAGGAGTCTCGTACCTTCCATTCCAATCAACTTTGTTTTACCTTTTAGATATCCTCGAGAAATAGAAGGATTAAAACTTAGGCGATGAGGATGCATTCTAAACATGATTCTATTCAGCGAGCCCCATTTGAAATGTTATATTACATCAAATGGTGCCACCTAACCATTTGGTTCGCAAAATGAAGGCGGCCATGTATTCAGAGGTAGACGCCTAAGTATTTATAGGGAATCGGAATTTTTAATTCCAATCTCCTTAGTTCAAGAATTAATTAATCCTTTTTCGCGTGCCTTTCCTTCAAGACATCTAAGACTGCTTGCAACGGCAGCTCTTGCTCTTGGAATAACACGATTAAATGGTAGAGTAAATCAGCCGATTCCAAACTAAGTTCCTCATGACTGCGATTTTTCGCTGCAATGATGACCTCAGAGGCTTCCTCTCCAACCTTTTTAAGGATCTTATCTACCCCTTCGGTAAATAAATAGGTGGTATATGATCCCTCAGGCATCGTTGATTTTCTTTCAGCTACTACTGATTCAAGATCGAATAAGAAGGATGCCGGCGTATTAGGAGAGGATTCTTCTGCTTCAAATAGTGTCTCAGAGAAGCAGCTTGTGCTCCCTGTGTGACAAGCTGGTCCTTCAGGAATAACCTTCACCACTAAGGCATCTTGGTCACAGTCATAATTAATCTGTTTAATTTTCTGTGTATTGCCGCTTGTTTCTCCTTTATGCCAAAGCTCGTTCCGAGATCGGCTAAAGAACCACGTTTCTCCTTTTTCAATGGAAAGCTTAAGCGACTCTTGATTCATATAGGCAAGTGTTAATACCTCACCTGTATTCGCATCCTGAACTATTGCTGGTACTAACCCTTTTTCATCAAAAGCTATTTTTTCTATATTCATCGTACAACCACTCCCTGATTTTTTAGAAACATTTTTACTTCTTTTACTGAAGTCTCTTTATAGTGAAAAATTGAAGCGGCGAGTGCTGCATCTGCTTTTCCCTCTTCAAATACCTCTTGAAAATGTTCAGCGTTTCCTGCCCCGCCAGACGCAATGACTGGTACGGAGACCGCCTCTGATATGGCTTGTGTTAATTCAATGTGGAATCCGCTTTTCTCACCATCACAATCCATGCTCGTTAGTAGGATTTCACCAGCTCCACGGCTGACCGCCTCAACTGCCCATTCAATAGCCGTACGTTCAGTCGGCTTTCGTCCTCCATGTGTGTATACTCTCCACGTGTTAATGTCTGGATCATAACGAGCGTCGATGGCAATGACGATACACTGTGAACCAAAATAATCGGCTCCTTCACTGATTAGCTCTGGCCGTAAGACTGCAGCTGTATTTAATGATACTTTATCAGCACCAGCCCTGAGCAAGCGTTTCATATCTTCAAGCGTATTAATGCCTCCGCCTACTGTAAAAGGGATGGCGAGGCTTCCTGCTACCTCTTTCACCACATCAACCATGGTTTCACGGCCCTCATGAGAAGCTGAGATATCCAAAAAGACCAATTCGTCCGCACCTTCCTGGTCATAAAAGGCAGCAAGTTCCACTGGGTCCCCTGCATCGCGCAGCGAAACAAATTGGACGCCTTTTACCACTCGTCCTTCCTTAACGTCAAGACAGGGAATAATTCGTTTCGTAAGCATCTAAATCCGCCCCTTTTCCAGTGCCTCTCGAACGGTGAATCGATTTGTGTAGAGGGCTTTACCGACTATAACACCTGTAATCCCACTGCTGTAATATTCCCTTAATGCACTGATATCAGCAAGCGTACTAATCCCGCCTGATGCAATGACATCCTTACCTGTAGCTTCAGCCATGGCTCTTACACCTTCAATGTTCGGACCTGCCAACATACCATCAGTGGCAATATCAGTGACAATAAACGTTTCAGCCCCAGCATCGGCAAGTGCTTTCCCAAGTTCAATGGCCTTTGTTTCAGAAGTCTGCAGCCATCCATGAGTAGCAACCATCCCGTCTTTGGCATCAATGCCAATCGCAATATGACGGCCGAATTGACGGATCATATCTTTAGTAAAAGCGGGGTTTGATACAGCCGCACTGCCGAGAATGACACGTTCAATCCCATTTTCAAGATAGTGCGTAATATCTGCTTCTGTACGAATTCCTCCGCCAATTTGAATGTTTGAAGATAGCTCCTTAGCCGCTTGGATAACATAGGAATCATTAACTCTGCTGCCTTCTTTAGCCCCATCCAAATCAACCATATGTATCCATTCGGCACCTTGGTCAGCAAAGTTTTTCGCCATATCGAACGGAGAATCACCATAGATTGTTTCCTGATTGTAGTCGCCTTGTATGAGCCGGACGCATTTACCACCCCGCATATCAATTGCCGGATAAATCGTGAAATTCCCCATCGTCATTTCTTCCCTTCCACTAATTCAATGTAATTTTTCAACAGCTGCATGCCCATCGCTCCGCTTTTTTCTGGATGAAACTGCATCCCATAAACATTGCCCTTACTGACAATCGCGGGTACAGCAACATCATAATCGGCAGACGCCGTAACCACCGTTTGATCCTCAGCTTCGATATAGTAGGAATGCACAAAATACACATAGTCTTCTTTTACATCCGTTATTAATGGTGAGCGATATTGGAAGTTCAAGTAGTTCCAGCCCATATGTGGAACTTTATATGGCTGATCCTTACTGTCTATTCCCGAAAACTTCACGACCTTACCTGGAATAAGTGACAATCCCTTAGTTGGTCCATTTTCTTCACTTTCATCAAATAAAAGCTGCATACCTAAGCAGATGCCTAACAGAAAGCCGCCGGATTCGGTATATTCCTTTAAAAACACGTCCAGCTTCTGCCGCTCAAGCAGGTTCATCGCATCTCGAAATGAACCGACACCGGGAAGCAAAATTCCGTCTGCCTTAACTAGTTCAGCCGGATCATCAGAAATAAATGACTCAACATCAATTCGTTCAAGGGCTTTGCTTACACTAAATAAATTGCCCATGCCATAATCGACAATGCCAATCATTTATAACATTCCTTTCGTTGAAGGAATCCCTTTTTCCCGAGGATCGATGGAAGTGGCTTCGTCTAAGGCTCTTCCCAATGCTTTAAAAATCGCTTCAATCATATGATGAGTATTGTGTCCGTAGTGCACGATAACATGAAGGTTCATTCTTGCTTCAAGCGCCAGCTTCCAAAGAAATTCATGAACAAGCTCTGTATCAAACGAACCGACCTTCTGGGATGGAAATTCAGCTCTGAATTCTAAGTGCGGGCGATTGCTCAGGTCAATAACTACTTGAGCCATTGCTTCATCCATAGGGACAAACGCATTCCCATACCGTTTGATGCCTTTTTTATCTCCTAATGCTTGGATCAAAGCCTGTCCAAGACAAATACCGATATCTTCCGTTGTATGGTGGTCATCGACCTCAATGTCGCCTTTTGCATCGATAATCATGTCGAATTTTCCATGTTTAGTAAATAAGTCGAGCATGTGCGTCATAAACGGAACACCTGTCTCAATTGAAGCATTACCCTCACCATCCACGGCAAATTCAAGCTTTACATCTGTTTCATTCGTTTTACGTACAATACTTCCCACGCGCTCCATACTGCTCCTCCTTTTATGGTCAATTTTTACTTTACGTCTCGTATTTCAATTGCACGGGCATGAGCTTCTAGTCCTTCAAGTCGAGCAAAACCAGCTATTTTTTCAGCATTTTCCCGAAAATCTGTTTCGCTGTACATGATAATACTCGATTTCTTTTGAAAATCATCGACATTAAGCGGACTTGAAAACCGTGCCGTACCGTTAGTCGGAAGGACATGATTAGGTCCAGCAAAATAATCACCAACAGGTTCTGAACTGTATCTGCCCAAGAATATAGCACCCGCATGACGTATTTTCGCCATAACCTCAAAAGAATCTTTCGTAATGATTTCTAGATGCTCCGGTGCGATTTCATTCACGGCATGTATGCTTTCGTCCATATCTGAACATAGAATTATCCGTCCATAATCTCGAATGGCTGCTTCAGCCATTTCACGCCGAGGAAGTGTTTCAAGTTGTCTTTCCACTTCTAAAGCAACTTCTTCAGCAAGTACCGATGAAGTAGTCACAAGGACACTGCTGGCCCGAACATCATGTTCAGCCTGCGACAGTAAATCTGCGGCTACATCTGGAGCTAACGCGCTCTCGTCAGCTAGAATCGCAATTTCACTTGGTCCAGCAATCATATCAATCGCCACATCACCAAAGACTTCACGTTTCGCAAGCGCTACGAATATATTGCCTGGTCCTACAATTTTATCCACCTTAGCTATC
This window encodes:
- a CDS encoding tetratricopeptide repeat protein; translation: MSKDSKLAQTAKILTFHPTGEYYFAKGLKAYNKRELYKAKKYLERAMELEPEEPIIVCQLAITCTEIGDYGYSNNLLENILNILDPYMIECHYFLANNYAHQGMFKEAFLHASTYLEKEEDGEFSEDAEDLLDLITLESDETEESLALQDGLIGKQEQAREYLESGNFLKAVDVLKETINEYEDYWSAYNNLALAYFYLGRVEEAYSTLEEVLTKSPGNLHALCNLLVFDYYQQKNEEVDKLVNTLEKVRPILIDHRFKLGSTFALIGRHALAYKWLRQLQKEGYEGDGNFYYWLAASGYELGYEDRAEQDWKKVVKLDPDKAGHEPWLEVNAAVNGFEHHLPSILKRLESEFKEERLFAIFLIKNSMKKPSLTKHKLFTDNSRFSKIEKSYRSLILKNNENRAEDAVDFADQTADVLYQHFNPIQFKEAGLFLMWFAVFIEAVKEEQKLTNPSGWAAACEYIWHKHGNVKHSQTEIAEKYSISTATLSKYIKLVQALII
- the hisB gene encoding imidazoleglycerol-phosphate dehydratase HisB, with the translated sequence MERVGSIVRKTNETDVKLEFAVDGEGNASIETGVPFMTHMLDLFTKHGKFDMIIDAKGDIEVDDHHTTEDIGICLGQALIQALGDKKGIKRYGNAFVPMDEAMAQVVIDLSNRPHLEFRAEFPSQKVGSFDTELVHEFLWKLALEARMNLHVIVHYGHNTHHMIEAIFKALGRALDEATSIDPREKGIPSTKGML
- the hisA gene encoding 1-(5-phosphoribosyl)-5-[(5-phosphoribosylamino)methylideneamino]imidazole-4-carboxamide isomerase, which encodes MGNFTIYPAIDMRGGKCVRLIQGDYNQETIYGDSPFDMAKNFADQGAEWIHMVDLDGAKEGSRVNDSYVIQAAKELSSNIQIGGGIRTEADITHYLENGIERVILGSAAVSNPAFTKDMIRQFGRHIAIGIDAKDGMVATHGWLQTSETKAIELGKALADAGAETFIVTDIATDGMLAGPNIEGVRAMAEATGKDVIASGGISTLADISALREYYSSGITGVIVGKALYTNRFTVREALEKGRI
- the hisIE gene encoding bifunctional phosphoribosyl-AMP cyclohydrolase/phosphoribosyl-ATP diphosphatase HisIE codes for the protein MNIEKIAFDEKGLVPAIVQDANTGEVLTLAYMNQESLKLSIEKGETWFFSRSRNELWHKGETSGNTQKIKQINYDCDQDALVVKVIPEGPACHTGSTSCFSETLFEAEESSPNTPASFLFDLESVVAERKSTMPEGSYTTYLFTEGVDKILKKVGEEASEVIIAAKNRSHEELSLESADLLYHLIVLFQEQELPLQAVLDVLKERHAKKD
- the hisF gene encoding imidazole glycerol phosphate synthase subunit HisF, which produces MLTKRIIPCLDVKEGRVVKGVQFVSLRDAGDPVELAAFYDQEGADELVFLDISASHEGRETMVDVVKEVAGSLAIPFTVGGGINTLEDMKRLLRAGADKVSLNTAAVLRPELISEGADYFGSQCIVIAIDARYDPDINTWRVYTHGGRKPTERTAIEWAVEAVSRGAGEILLTSMDCDGEKSGFHIELTQAISEAVSVPVIASGGAGNAEHFQEVFEEGKADAALAASIFHYKETSVKEVKMFLKNQGVVVR
- the hisD gene encoding histidinol dehydrogenase, translating into MLIEKYTKGISLKRSVDAGTAEQRKAVQEIIANVRKDGDQALYSYTETFDQVKLEKLAVSEAEIEQAVSSISKESYSIISEAAENIRSFHEKQLRNSWMTTKESGTMLGQKITPLDAVGVYVPGGTAAYPSSVLMNVLPAKAAGVKRIVMVSPPGKDGRLSEAVLAAAKIAGISEIYSVGGAQAIAALAYGTDTIAKVDKIVGPGNIFVALAKREVFGDVAIDMIAGPSEIAILADESALAPDVAADLLSQAEHDVRASSVLVTTSSVLAEEVALEVERQLETLPRREMAEAAIRDYGRIILCSDMDESIHAVNEIAPEHLEIITKDSFEVMAKIRHAGAIFLGRYSSEPVGDYFAGPNHVLPTNGTARFSSPLNVDDFQKKSSIIMYSETDFRENAEKIAGFARLEGLEAHARAIEIRDVK
- a CDS encoding phosphatase PAP2 family protein → MATKNKGKMIDLLGFAIFPVLGIIYGWLNLRNSEAIELSTPIDSYIPFLTVFIIPYIAWYAYLFLAIFFFWFMDRIVYWKTLLMIAVGEVICFTIYYFYQTTVPRPELQGNSIFTTLTALIFRNDEPVNCFPSIHVLTTSIVMLAFLQIKQTNFFQKSLIHIIGAIIIMSTLFVKQHVVYDLLGSVLLTFILNVLFFKVQWSFARGLNKKRAKKLQQSGVTMKL
- the hisH gene encoding imidazole glycerol phosphate synthase subunit HisH; the encoded protein is MIGIVDYGMGNLFSVSKALERIDVESFISDDPAELVKADGILLPGVGSFRDAMNLLERQKLDVFLKEYTESGGFLLGICLGMQLLFDESEENGPTKGLSLIPGKVVKFSGIDSKDQPYKVPHMGWNYLNFQYRSPLITDVKEDYVYFVHSYYIEAEDQTVVTASADYDVAVPAIVSKGNVYGMQFHPEKSGAMGMQLLKNYIELVEGKK